In the genome of Variovorax sp. PAMC26660, the window CCACCGCGCAAACCGGTGCAGCGCCTGCCGAATCCGCCATGGTCAAGCTGATCCGCGGCCTGATCCAGAGCGGCACGCTTGCCAAGGACGTTGGCGAGGCGCTGCTGGCCCAGGCCCAGACCGAAGCCATTGCCGCGCAGCAGGCGCAGCGCATGTCGGCCGCCACCACCGCCGCATCGGCCAGCGTGGCCGGTGGCGTGCGGCTCGAAGCCGGCGACGTGCGCGTGCCCTACATCTCGCAGACCGTGCGCGACCAGATCCGCGACGAGATCAAGGCCCAGGTCATGGCCCAGGCCCAGACCGAAGGCTGGGCCGCGCCCAACGAAACGCCCGAGTGGAGCAAGCGCATCCGCGTCGAAGGCGACGTGCGCGTGCGCAACGAGTCGCGCAACTACGCCGGCAACAACAGCAACATCGAGATCAACTGGTCCGAGCTCAACAAGAGCACGGGCTACGACGTCAACCCGAACACCAACCTTGCGCTGCCGTCGATCCTCAACACGCGGCAAGACCGCAAGAACCTGTTCCGCGCCCGCGCGCGGCTGGGCGTGTACGCCGACCTCACCGAGAACACCAAGGCCGGCATTCGCCTGGCCTCGGGCAGCGACGACAGCCCGGTGTCGACCACGCAGACGCTGGGCGGCGGCCTGGGCAAGAAGAGCGTGTGGCTCGACCAGATGTGGATCTCGCACAAGCCGGTCGACTGGCTCACCGTGACGGCCGGCCGCTTCGGCAACCCCTTCATGTCGACCGACCTGCTGTACTCCAGCGACCTGAACTTCGACGGCATTGCCGCGCAGTTCGAGAAGAAGCTCGCGTCGAACAAGGACCTCACGCTGTTCGGCACGCTCGGCCTGATCCCGCTCGAATACTCGTCGGACAATTCGCCGAGCCGCAGCCAGGCCAAGATGAAGAGCGAGAACAAGTGGCTCTTCGGCGCGCAGGCCGGCGCCGAGTGGAAGATCGACGCAGACAACCGCTTGCGCGGCGCTCTTGCTTACTACAACTTCAACAACATCAGCGGCAAGGTCTCGCAGCCCTGCGCGCTGTATGCCGGCGCCGACGGCTGCA includes:
- a CDS encoding putative porin yields the protein MNHLKNIQSRGAMPTLRKCALAAAVASVFVFAATSATAQTGAAPAESAMVKLIRGLIQSGTLAKDVGEALLAQAQTEAIAAQQAQRMSAATTAASASVAGGVRLEAGDVRVPYISQTVRDQIRDEIKAQVMAQAQTEGWAAPNETPEWSKRIRVEGDVRVRNESRNYAGNNSNIEINWSELNKSTGYDVNPNTNLALPSILNTRQDRKNLFRARARLGVYADLTENTKAGIRLASGSDDSPVSTTQTLGGGLGKKSVWLDQMWISHKPVDWLTVTAGRFGNPFMSTDLLYSSDLNFDGIAAQFEKKLASNKDLTLFGTLGLIPLEYSSDNSPSRSQAKMKSENKWLFGAQAGAEWKIDADNRLRGALAYYNFNNISGKVSQPCALYAGADGCSTDWSRPAFMQKGNTLMLLRDISLDPLNPAGTPQPQYVGLASKFRLIDLNLRWDTAVAGNNLRLDANFVKNTAYDANDIWNRAGIRGAIVNNFGATGGTGKADYKSGGNAYMVQATYGKPAPSARGDWNVLAGYKRIEPDAMPDGYNDSTFHGGGTNARGYFLGGSYAIDKNMWFTGRWISTKAVYGAPLAIDTLQLEFNARF